In Chlorocebus sabaeus isolate Y175 chromosome 11, mChlSab1.0.hap1, whole genome shotgun sequence, one DNA window encodes the following:
- the SMCO3 gene encoding single-pass membrane and coiled-coil domain-containing protein 3, with protein MAQSDFLYPENPKRRQEVNRLHQQLLDCLSDSFDVTNKLTEVLNTHLGCRLAFIEMKRDGTIKENCDIIIQAIMKIQKELQKVDEALKDKLEPTLYRKLQDIKEKETEKIAIVQKVISVILGEATSAASAVAVKLVGSNITTGIINKLVTVLAQIGASLLGSIGVAVLGLGIDMIVRAILGAVEKTQLQAAIKSYEKHLVEFKSASEKYNHAITEVTNLVKHQMK; from the coding sequence ATGGCCCAAAGTGACTTCCTCTACCCAGAGAACCCAAAGAGGCGGCAAGAAGTAAATCGTCTTCACCAACAGCTCCTTGATTGCTTATCTGACAGCTTCGATGTCACCAATAAGCTGACTGAGGTTCTAAATACGCACTTGGGGTGCAGGCTGGCCTTCATTGAGATGAAAAGAGACGGGACCATCAAAGAAAACTGTGATATCATCATCCAAGCCATTATGAAAATCCAAAAGGAATTGCAAAAGGTTGATGAAGCACTAAAAGACAAGCTAGAGCCAACCCTCTATAGAAAACTTCAGGATAttaaggaaaaggaaacagagaaaattgCAATAGTGCAAAAGGTTATTTCGGTCATCCTGGGAGAAGCTACATCTGCAGCCAGTGCAGTCGCTGTTAAACTCGTGGGCTCAAATATCACAACTGGCATAATTAACAAGTTGGTCACTGTGTTAGCTCAAATTGGTGCTTCTCTCCTTGGTAGTATTGGAGTTGCTGTTCTTGGCCTTGGCATAGATATGATTGTCCGTGCCATCCTGGGAGCAGTGGAAAAAACACAGCTTCAAGCAGCCATCAAAAGTTATGAGAAGCATCTGGTGGAATTCAAGTCAGCCTCAGAAAAATATAATCATGCCATTACTGAGGTCACCAATCTAGTGAAACACCAAATGAAATGA